In Juglans microcarpa x Juglans regia isolate MS1-56 chromosome 4S, Jm3101_v1.0, whole genome shotgun sequence, a single window of DNA contains:
- the LOC121263844 gene encoding psbP domain-containing protein 5, chloroplastic-like isoform X3 gives MVLFSPSPSLSTANHPFLTHHLCFRNQARATPDHKKCRKHEKFQICACAASKPTLENEFCRRDLVLFGLSSSLSVVFPSSASLAGSLAEEELKMASLIDDINAYSYMYPVELPSKKFIFKWVESRKPERYSSAAPLSPDARLRIVSERVDIIDNLIISVSIGPPNSQFLKAKDKRTWTAKDVADSVLSDKSALRVTSSQRMAESSVLDAHSSENLIRVTFSRLMGSHTGTMSTLFANHLQKLLKNQTCIDIMLLQQLNEMVTCTL, from the exons ATGgttctcttctctccctctccttctctctccacAGCTAACCACCCTTTTCTTACGCACCACCTTTGCTTCAG AAACCAGGCCAGAGCTACGCCAGACCACAAGAAATGTAGAAAACATGAGAAATTCCAAATTTGTGCATGTGCTGCTTCAAAACCCACTTTGGAAAATGAATTTTGCAGACGGGACTTGGTGCTCTTCGGCCTCTCTTCTTCATTATCTGTAGTTTTCCCATCTTCAG CCTCTCTTGCAGGTTCTCTTGCGGAGGAAGAGTTGAAAATGGCTTCACTGATTGATGATATAAATGCTTATTCTTATATGTACCCAGTGGAGTTGCCATCTAAGAAGTTCATCTTCAAATG GGTGGAATCTAGGAAGCCAGAACGCTATTCCTCGGCTGCACCGCTGTCTC CTGATGCACGCCTGCGCATTGTCTCAGAACGTGTTGACATAATTGATAACCTCATCATATCTGTCTCG ATAGGTCCCCCAAATTCTCAGTTTCTAAAAGCAAAGGACAAGAGGACATGGACTGCAAAAGATGTTGCTGACTCGGTTTTGTCTGACAAGTCTGCCTTG CGAGTCACCTCAAGTCAGCGCATGGCTGAGAGTTCAGTTCTGGATGCACATTCTAGTGAA AACTTGATCAGAGTCACTTTTTCCAGATTGATGGGGAGCCATACTGGTACTATGAGTACCTTGTTCGCAAATCACCTACAAAAACT GCTCAAGAACCAAACCTGTATCGACATTATGTTGCTTCAACAGCTGAACGAGATG GTTACTTGTACACTCTAA
- the LOC121263844 gene encoding psbP domain-containing protein 5, chloroplastic-like isoform X1 — MVLFSPSPSLSTANHPFLTHHLCFRNQARATPDHKKCRKHEKFQICACAASKPTLENEFCRRDLVLFGLSSSLSVVFPSSASLAGSLAEEELKMASLIDDINAYSYMYPVELPSKKFIFKWVESRKPERYSSAAPLSPDARLRIVSERVDIIDNLIISVSIGPPNSQFLKAKDKRTWTAKDVADSVLSDKSALRVTSSQRMAESSVLDAHSSEIDGEPYWYYEYLVRKSPTKTAQEPNLYRHYVASTAERDGYLYTLNASTLGKQWNKMGPFLEKTVASFRLNLPTENYVPAYKDPWRFW; from the exons ATGgttctcttctctccctctccttctctctccacAGCTAACCACCCTTTTCTTACGCACCACCTTTGCTTCAG AAACCAGGCCAGAGCTACGCCAGACCACAAGAAATGTAGAAAACATGAGAAATTCCAAATTTGTGCATGTGCTGCTTCAAAACCCACTTTGGAAAATGAATTTTGCAGACGGGACTTGGTGCTCTTCGGCCTCTCTTCTTCATTATCTGTAGTTTTCCCATCTTCAG CCTCTCTTGCAGGTTCTCTTGCGGAGGAAGAGTTGAAAATGGCTTCACTGATTGATGATATAAATGCTTATTCTTATATGTACCCAGTGGAGTTGCCATCTAAGAAGTTCATCTTCAAATG GGTGGAATCTAGGAAGCCAGAACGCTATTCCTCGGCTGCACCGCTGTCTC CTGATGCACGCCTGCGCATTGTCTCAGAACGTGTTGACATAATTGATAACCTCATCATATCTGTCTCG ATAGGTCCCCCAAATTCTCAGTTTCTAAAAGCAAAGGACAAGAGGACATGGACTGCAAAAGATGTTGCTGACTCGGTTTTGTCTGACAAGTCTGCCTTG CGAGTCACCTCAAGTCAGCGCATGGCTGAGAGTTCAGTTCTGGATGCACATTCTAGTGAA ATTGATGGGGAGCCATACTGGTACTATGAGTACCTTGTTCGCAAATCACCTACAAAAACT GCTCAAGAACCAAACCTGTATCGACATTATGTTGCTTCAACAGCTGAACGAGATG GTTACTTGTACACTCTAAATGCTTCAACCCTTGGCAAGCAGTGGAACAag ATGGGGCCTTTCTTGGAGAAAACTGTGGCATCTTTTCGCCTTAATCTTCCCACAGAAAATTATGTACCTGCATATAAGGACCCATGGAGATTTTGGTGA
- the LOC121263844 gene encoding psbP domain-containing protein 5, chloroplastic-like isoform X2: protein MVLFSPSPSLSTANHPFLTHHLCFRNQARATPDHKKCRKHEKFQICACAASKPTLENEFCRRDLVLFGLSSSLSVVFPSSGSLAEEELKMASLIDDINAYSYMYPVELPSKKFIFKWVESRKPERYSSAAPLSPDARLRIVSERVDIIDNLIISVSIGPPNSQFLKAKDKRTWTAKDVADSVLSDKSALRVTSSQRMAESSVLDAHSSEIDGEPYWYYEYLVRKSPTKTAQEPNLYRHYVASTAERDGYLYTLNASTLGKQWNKMGPFLEKTVASFRLNLPTENYVPAYKDPWRFW, encoded by the exons ATGgttctcttctctccctctccttctctctccacAGCTAACCACCCTTTTCTTACGCACCACCTTTGCTTCAG AAACCAGGCCAGAGCTACGCCAGACCACAAGAAATGTAGAAAACATGAGAAATTCCAAATTTGTGCATGTGCTGCTTCAAAACCCACTTTGGAAAATGAATTTTGCAGACGGGACTTGGTGCTCTTCGGCCTCTCTTCTTCATTATCTGTAGTTTTCCCATCTTCAG GTTCTCTTGCGGAGGAAGAGTTGAAAATGGCTTCACTGATTGATGATATAAATGCTTATTCTTATATGTACCCAGTGGAGTTGCCATCTAAGAAGTTCATCTTCAAATG GGTGGAATCTAGGAAGCCAGAACGCTATTCCTCGGCTGCACCGCTGTCTC CTGATGCACGCCTGCGCATTGTCTCAGAACGTGTTGACATAATTGATAACCTCATCATATCTGTCTCG ATAGGTCCCCCAAATTCTCAGTTTCTAAAAGCAAAGGACAAGAGGACATGGACTGCAAAAGATGTTGCTGACTCGGTTTTGTCTGACAAGTCTGCCTTG CGAGTCACCTCAAGTCAGCGCATGGCTGAGAGTTCAGTTCTGGATGCACATTCTAGTGAA ATTGATGGGGAGCCATACTGGTACTATGAGTACCTTGTTCGCAAATCACCTACAAAAACT GCTCAAGAACCAAACCTGTATCGACATTATGTTGCTTCAACAGCTGAACGAGATG GTTACTTGTACACTCTAAATGCTTCAACCCTTGGCAAGCAGTGGAACAag ATGGGGCCTTTCTTGGAGAAAACTGTGGCATCTTTTCGCCTTAATCTTCCCACAGAAAATTATGTACCTGCATATAAGGACCCATGGAGATTTTGGTGA
- the LOC121262600 gene encoding tol-Pal system protein TolA-like: MVGGGSRRDEGSMVINNTNVFAALETLRKKKKSDKDRKSSKGSSKAQSASAAAQTEEPEPQVFWAPAPLNAKSWADVDDEDDDDYYATAAPPQAVWGAPDQHEQQDKEQASHLEDSESEEDILDEGDDDDVEDEHEREQELPVHPEQVVKKPLEVSERPKEAERQLSKKERKKKELAELEALLADFGVSQKESNGQDESSGVAQDKKDGEPNADGEKKENVSAESKSAKKKKKKDKTSKEGKEAHDQPNNSDATNGQDEAAGAEQTEEDASAVDVKERLKKMASLKKKKSSKEMDAAAKAAAQEAAARSARLAAAKKKEKNHYNQQPVR, encoded by the exons ATGGTGGGCGGTGGAAGCAGGAGAGACGAGGGTTCAATGGTGATCAACAATACCAACGTGTTTGCTGCGCTCGAGACGCtgcgaaagaagaagaaatccgATAAGGACCGCAAGAGCAGCAAAGGCTCTTCCAAAGCCCAATCCGCCTCGGCGGCAGCCCAGACCGAGGAGCCCGAGCCCCAGGTATTCTGGGCCCCGGCCCCTTTGAATGCTAAATCGTGGGCCGATGTTGACGATGAAGACGACGACGACTACTATGCTACTGCCGCCCCACCCCAGGCGGTCTGGGGTGCGCCGGATCAGCATGAGCAGCAGGATAAGGAGCAGGCGAGTCATTTAGAG GATAGTGAGAGTGAAGAAGATATTCTCGATGAAGgcgatgatgatgatgtagaGGAcgagcatgaacgtgaacaagAGCTTCCTGTGCACCCCGAACAAGTGGTGAAGAAACCCCTCGAAGTTTCTGAGCGACCCAAAGAAGCAGAGAGGCAGCTTtcgaaaaaagaaagaaagaaaaaggagctTGCAGAACTTGAGGCCCTTTTGGCTGATTTTGGAGTTAGCCAGAAAGAGAGTAATGGTCAAGATGAGTCAAGTG GTGTTGCACAAGATAAGAAAGATGGGGAGCCTAATGCAGATggggagaagaaggaaaatgtCTCCGCTGAGTCCAAAAGtgccaagaagaagaaaaagaaggataAAACTTCCAAGGAGGGGAAAGAAGCCCATGATCAGCCAAACAACTCAGATGCAACCAATGGACAAGATGAAGCTGCTGGTGCTGAACAGACAGAGGAGGATGCATCTGCTGTTGATGTGAAGGAGCGACTAAAGAAGATGGCAtctctgaagaagaagaaatctagtAAAGAGATGGATGCTGCTGCCAAAGCTGCTGCTCAAGAGGCTGCTGCAAGGAGTGCAAGACTTGCTgcagcaaaaaagaaagagaagaaccATTACAACCAGCAGCCAGTGCGGTGA
- the LOC121263463 gene encoding syntaxin-32-like, whose amino-acid sequence MHVKSAQSFRDRTQEFQSIAEQLKKSFSSGSVPDGPSSSSKSEEQRSAVAIQSEFNRRASKIGYGIHQTSQKLAKLAKLAKRTSVFDDPTKEIQELTVLIKQDITALNSAVVDLQLHCNSRNGSGNISSDTNSHSATVVDDLKNQLMSTTKEFKDVLTLRTENLKVHENRRQLFSSTASKDSTNPFVRQRPLAARSAASTSNAPPLPWANGTPSSSQSLPRKQMDGESQPLLQHQQQQQQLVPLQDTYMQSRAEALQNVESTIHELSSIFNQLATLVSQQGEIAIRIDENMDDTLANVEGAQGALLKYLNSISSNRWLMIKIFFVLIFFLMVFLFFVA is encoded by the exons ATGCATGTTAAATCTGCACAATCGTTCCGGGATCGGACACAGGAGTTCCAGAGTATAGCTGAGCAGCTTAAGAAGTCTTTTTCATCAGGGTCAGTGCCAGATGGGCCGAGTAGTAGCTCAAAGTCAGAGGAACAACGTTCTGCGGTTGCGATTCAGTCTGAGTTTAACAGGAGGGCTTCCAAGATCGGGTATGGGATACACCAGACATCGCAGAAGCTGGCAAAGCTGGCTAAGT TGGCAAAGAGGACTTCAGTTTTTGATGACCCCACCAAGGAAATCCAGGAACTGACGGTGCTTATCAAACAAGATATTACTGCACTAAACTCTGCAGTGGTAGACCTTCAGCTTCACTGCAACTCTAGAAACGGGAGTGGGAATATCTCTAGTGATACCAATAGTCACTCAGCCACAGTTGTAGATGACCTGAAAAATCAGTTGATGAGCACCACGAAAGAGTTCAAAGATGTTCTCACCTTGAGAACAGAG AACTTGAAGGTTCACGAGAACAGAAGACAGTTGTTTTCTTCTACGGCTTCTAAGGACTCTACAAATCCTTTTGTGCGTCAGCGTCCACTGGCTGCCAGGTCAGCTGCTAGTACCTCAAATGCCCCTCCTCTGCCTTGGGCCAATGGGACACCATCCTCATCTCAATCGCTTCCTAG GAAGCAGATGGATGGAGAGAGTCAGCCATTGCTACAGCATCAACAGCAACAACAGCAGCTTGTTCCATTGCAAGACACTTACATGCAGAGCAGAGCTGAAGCTCTTCAAAATGTAGAGTCCACTATTCATGAGCTCAGCAGCATCTTCAACCAGCTGGCAACCCTGGTTTCTCAGCAAGGAGAGATTGCCATCAG GATTGATGAGAACATGGATGACACGTTGGCAAATGTGGAGGGGGCACAAGGGGCCCTGCTCAAGTATTTGAACAGCATATCATCTAATAGGTGGCTGATGATCAAGATATTCTTTGTACTGATCTTTTTCCTCatggtttttctattttttgtggCATAG